Proteins encoded within one genomic window of uncultured Draconibacterium sp.:
- a CDS encoding VOC family protein has protein sequence MKVEHLAIWTYNLEGMRSFYMHYFDASSGDVYHNHSREYRSYFLSFNGDCRIELMEMPGVPKSKDNPLKQFTGLIHFAMKVGSRDSVNELTETLRKDGYKIISEPRSTGDGYYESIILDPDGNRVEIMA, from the coding sequence ATGAAAGTAGAACATCTTGCCATTTGGACTTATAACCTCGAAGGAATGCGCAGTTTTTACATGCATTATTTCGATGCATCGTCGGGTGACGTTTACCATAATCATAGCCGCGAATACCGGTCGTATTTTTTGTCGTTTAACGGTGATTGCCGCATTGAGCTGATGGAAATGCCGGGAGTTCCGAAATCAAAAGACAATCCCCTGAAACAATTTACCGGATTGATTCATTTTGCCATGAAAGTAGGCTCGCGAGACAGTGTAAATGAGCTGACCGAAACACTTCGGAAAGATGGATATAAAATAATCAGCGAACCACGATCGACCGGAGACGGGTATTACGAAAGTATTATTTTGGATCCGGACGGTAACCGGGTGGAAATTATGGCCTGA
- a CDS encoding AMP-binding protein, whose product MIDKTRLTLPALFYNSVEKFANNISVKFAGEEDFTYRQMGEDVELLAELLVELGIGKGDKVAILSANMPNWGKAFFAVSVIGAVAVPILPDFHSNEIETIIEHSESKLLFVSEGLYKSVSPGVAAIVEHMILVDNFAVIPKETPADHLKKLTSSVPQTTRKFLPVNVEEEELASIIYTSGTTGSSKGVMLTHKNLAWTAQQSRTLQEINPDDRFISILPLSHTLENTVGFLLPMMYGASVHYLRKPPVASVLMPALQQVKPTIMLSVPLIIEKVYKGKIQPTFEKSGVMRFLTSFAPTRKLLHKVAAKKLHKTFGGELRFFGIGGAKLDPTVERFLFEGGFPYAIGYGLTETAPLLAGAVGKNRKVGSTGIGMKGVSLRIASPDPATGEGEIQAKGENVMKGYYKEPDITKDVFTEDGWFRTGDRGMFDKNNLLHIKGRIKTMIVGASGENIYPEEIESVINKMRFVLESLVVEKKGKLVAMIHLNTEEIEEHFKQLKEEAQHYISERSDEILEEIMKKVNQEVNKFSRINQVVLQPIPFERTPTRKIKRFLYA is encoded by the coding sequence ATGATTGACAAAACAAGATTGACTTTGCCGGCATTGTTTTATAATTCGGTAGAGAAATTTGCAAATAATATCTCGGTAAAATTTGCCGGTGAGGAGGATTTCACTTACAGGCAAATGGGAGAGGACGTGGAGCTTTTGGCCGAACTTTTGGTAGAGCTTGGCATTGGAAAAGGCGATAAAGTCGCCATTTTAAGCGCCAACATGCCCAATTGGGGAAAAGCCTTTTTTGCGGTTTCGGTGATTGGTGCCGTTGCTGTTCCTATTTTACCCGATTTTCACTCGAACGAGATTGAAACGATTATCGAACATTCAGAGTCGAAATTACTTTTTGTTTCCGAAGGTTTGTATAAATCAGTGAGTCCGGGAGTTGCAGCGATCGTTGAGCACATGATCTTGGTGGATAACTTTGCTGTCATTCCAAAAGAAACTCCGGCAGATCATCTAAAGAAGTTAACTTCTTCGGTGCCACAAACAACCAGGAAATTTTTGCCGGTTAATGTGGAGGAAGAAGAACTGGCATCGATAATTTATACATCGGGTACAACAGGTAGTTCAAAAGGAGTGATGTTAACGCACAAAAACCTGGCGTGGACAGCTCAGCAAAGCCGAACTTTGCAGGAAATTAATCCGGATGATCGTTTTATTTCGATTTTGCCTTTGTCGCATACTCTCGAAAATACAGTTGGATTTTTGTTGCCAATGATGTACGGTGCATCGGTGCATTACCTGCGTAAACCGCCGGTAGCTTCGGTTTTAATGCCTGCATTGCAACAGGTAAAACCAACAATAATGTTGTCGGTGCCACTGATTATCGAAAAAGTATACAAAGGAAAAATTCAGCCTACTTTCGAAAAAAGCGGGGTGATGCGTTTTTTAACTTCGTTTGCACCAACACGTAAGTTGTTGCATAAAGTGGCAGCTAAAAAACTGCATAAAACATTTGGTGGCGAATTACGCTTTTTCGGAATTGGCGGAGCGAAACTCGACCCAACAGTTGAGCGCTTCCTTTTTGAAGGTGGATTTCCGTACGCCATTGGTTATGGCTTAACAGAAACGGCTCCACTTTTAGCCGGAGCAGTTGGCAAAAACCGCAAGGTTGGCTCAACCGGAATTGGCATGAAAGGCGTTTCGTTGCGAATTGCCAGTCCCGATCCGGCAACCGGAGAAGGCGAAATTCAGGCCAAAGGCGAAAATGTAATGAAAGGTTATTACAAAGAACCGGACATTACAAAAGACGTATTTACTGAAGATGGTTGGTTCCGAACCGGCGACCGTGGGATGTTCGACAAAAACAATTTGCTGCACATTAAAGGGAGGATTAAAACCATGATTGTTGGGGCCAGCGGAGAAAATATTTACCCGGAAGAAATCGAATCTGTTATCAACAAAATGCGTTTTGTATTGGAATCGCTGGTGGTGGAGAAAAAAGGGAAACTTGTTGCGATGATCCATTTGAACACCGAAGAAATTGAAGAACATTTTAAACAGTTGAAAGAAGAGGCGCAACATTATATTTCGGAACGATCGGATGAGATTCTTGAAGAGATCATGAAAAAAGTGAATCAGGAAGTCAATAAATTTTCGCGCATTAACCAGGTTGTGCTGCAACCAATTCCATTTGAACGTACACCAACACGAAAGATTAAGCGCTTTTTATACGCCTAG
- the pyrF gene encoding orotidine-5'-phosphate decarboxylase translates to MNQQQLFEQIQKKRSFLCVGLDTDIQKIPQHLKDTSDPIFSFNKEIIDATAEFSVAYKPNLAFYESLGSKGMESLEKTVMYVKSRYPEIFVIADAKRGDIGNTSNLYARAFFDQQDFDAVTVAPYMGEDSVKPFMTYLDKWVILLALTSNKGAYDFQFIEDKESGDKLFETVLKTSQNWGTTENLMYVVGATKAEKLKEIREIVPEHFLLVPGVGAQGGSLQEVAKNGMNSKCGLLVNSSRGIIYASSETDFAKKAGAAAEEVQKEMETLLQEAGFI, encoded by the coding sequence ATGAATCAACAGCAACTATTTGAGCAGATCCAAAAAAAACGCAGTTTTCTGTGTGTAGGTTTGGATACCGATATTCAAAAAATTCCGCAACACCTGAAAGATACTTCAGATCCGATCTTTTCATTCAATAAAGAAATAATTGATGCTACTGCCGAATTTTCGGTGGCCTACAAACCCAACCTGGCGTTTTACGAAAGTTTGGGATCAAAAGGAATGGAAAGTCTGGAAAAAACGGTGATGTATGTAAAATCAAGATACCCTGAAATTTTTGTGATTGCCGACGCTAAACGCGGCGATATCGGTAATACATCGAATTTATACGCACGGGCATTTTTCGATCAGCAGGATTTTGATGCGGTAACTGTTGCGCCTTACATGGGTGAAGATTCGGTAAAGCCGTTTATGACTTACCTCGACAAATGGGTGATTCTTTTGGCACTGACATCGAATAAAGGAGCTTACGATTTCCAGTTTATTGAAGACAAAGAAAGTGGCGACAAGCTGTTTGAAACTGTTTTGAAAACGTCGCAAAACTGGGGTACTACAGAAAACCTGATGTATGTGGTTGGAGCTACAAAAGCCGAGAAATTGAAAGAAATTCGCGAGATCGTTCCCGAACACTTTTTATTAGTGCCTGGTGTTGGGGCACAAGGAGGAAGCTTGCAGGAAGTAGCTAAAAATGGAATGAACAGCAAATGTGGTTTGTTGGTGAATTCATCACGTGGAATTATTTATGCATCGTCGGAAACTGATTTTGCAAAAAAAGCCGGTGCTGCCGCTGAAGAAGTTCAGAAAGAAATGGAAACATTATTACAGGAAGCTGGTTTTATTTAG
- a CDS encoding carboxypeptidase regulatory-like domain-containing protein: MKKKAQTEPGKVCNLAFFIQNNSDNEMQAKPTYVLPLGLKQVTQTGTIQLQPAEKKFLILSVQVPETYAVGNYTVYTTFKSVEDESVLLLDSVMVQVLEVERITIQKLEKPAYVYAGEEIRASYLIQNQGNTDKVFFVEAQNCKVEGGADVRLKVGESKVITVVKPTTEEYESSVREYYSIRVSAGNRVLGSVSNWSQVFPSKNMKRDLFFRFPVSFYSSYLAVDRGGIYESAYQFQLKGEGALDEQGKHQLGFLARAPNNTGLSYLGLYDQYYVTYQNPNLMLFGGQKNYVFTPLTESARFGMGAESRVRLNNGVEFGFIYVAPRYYEEIKDEMAGVLGYYFDPENKVEFYYVSKRFEAIDDRAQLVSLMSKFSPFKGTDIDLELSRGFFNNDADNAYRLDMNSRFSLFNVSGSYYNAGKNYPGYYNNSKFYSINASARLSKKFNVSLYARRDFMNAQLDTFFVTAPMTESYQASIDYKVWEQSNLKFFVRQYERKDRLSFNKFHYKTRSANVRFSQKWKWFRYSLTGEAGKTTNFLLAPGENEQNSYRGIGDINFRINSRHSISAFGSWSNINEFVSGKQQNVTAGLSVFSQISDNLNANFYVQNAYDIDDYYKNRNLMQLSLNYDFLKNHSISLRSFYTIFKTELEEAEFTLSATYAYKFGVPIKQIVKAGSINGKVTGMHGEPVEGIWVRLLNQTAVTDKNGDYTFDLVRPGTHLVSFDQSNFQLDELTNIPNPVEVNVFEDQVSKVDVRILKGAMLKGKIVLEQARLRAAENEDASPANIIVEVKSELDEYRLTTEKDGSFAFPLLKPGAFTFKIYTNSIPAGYKINQSVYKFMLAEGETREMEILLPTKKNNIVFKPVGNTLLPKGLGLSGKAIPKKKEPLISLDQTFYSIQIGAFSYALPPDDSFFQDEQFYFEKQIDNLHKYYIGCYTNEETARNEYKRLKLKFKELFIVVFDNGEVYNLYQYKK; the protein is encoded by the coding sequence GTGAAAAAAAAAGCCCAAACCGAGCCGGGTAAAGTTTGTAATCTGGCATTTTTTATTCAAAACAATTCTGATAACGAAATGCAGGCAAAGCCGACCTATGTTTTGCCTTTGGGATTGAAACAAGTTACACAAACAGGAACAATTCAGTTACAGCCAGCTGAAAAAAAGTTTTTGATTCTTTCGGTGCAGGTTCCAGAAACCTACGCTGTGGGTAATTATACGGTTTATACTACATTTAAATCTGTTGAAGACGAATCTGTTCTACTTCTGGACTCGGTAATGGTTCAGGTTTTGGAAGTAGAGAGAATAACGATTCAGAAATTGGAAAAGCCAGCCTATGTTTATGCCGGAGAAGAAATCCGCGCAAGTTATTTAATACAAAACCAAGGAAATACTGATAAAGTTTTTTTTGTAGAAGCACAGAATTGTAAGGTCGAAGGAGGTGCTGATGTGCGGCTTAAAGTAGGAGAGTCGAAGGTGATAACAGTTGTAAAACCCACTACTGAGGAATATGAAAGTAGTGTTCGTGAATATTATAGTATTCGAGTGAGTGCGGGCAATCGGGTACTGGGAAGTGTTAGCAATTGGTCACAGGTGTTTCCTTCGAAAAACATGAAAAGAGACCTGTTTTTTAGGTTTCCTGTGTCATTTTACAGCTCGTATCTGGCGGTTGACAGAGGTGGCATATACGAGTCGGCGTATCAGTTTCAGTTGAAAGGAGAAGGAGCATTGGATGAACAGGGAAAGCACCAATTAGGTTTTTTGGCACGTGCCCCCAATAATACGGGATTGAGTTACTTAGGATTGTATGACCAATATTATGTAACATATCAAAATCCAAATTTGATGTTGTTTGGTGGGCAAAAGAACTATGTGTTTACCCCGCTTACAGAGTCGGCGCGATTTGGAATGGGAGCAGAGAGCAGGGTAAGACTGAACAATGGGGTGGAATTCGGTTTCATCTATGTTGCTCCACGTTACTACGAAGAGATAAAGGATGAAATGGCCGGAGTGCTAGGTTACTATTTTGATCCTGAGAATAAAGTTGAATTTTATTATGTCTCAAAACGGTTTGAAGCAATAGATGACCGGGCACAGTTGGTTAGTCTGATGTCGAAGTTTTCTCCATTTAAAGGAACAGATATTGACCTGGAACTTTCTCGCGGTTTTTTTAATAATGATGCCGATAATGCTTACCGCTTAGATATGAATTCGCGATTTTCTCTATTCAATGTTTCAGGTAGTTACTACAACGCAGGAAAAAACTATCCGGGTTATTATAATAATTCAAAATTTTATTCAATTAATGCATCAGCGAGGTTGAGTAAGAAGTTTAATGTGAGTTTGTATGCCCGTCGCGATTTTATGAATGCACAGCTTGATACCTTTTTTGTAACAGCGCCAATGACCGAATCATACCAGGCAAGTATAGATTACAAAGTTTGGGAGCAAAGTAATTTGAAATTTTTTGTTCGGCAATACGAACGCAAAGACAGGCTGAGTTTTAATAAATTTCATTATAAAACACGATCAGCCAATGTTCGTTTTAGCCAAAAATGGAAATGGTTTAGATATAGTTTAACCGGAGAGGCAGGAAAAACTACCAATTTTTTGCTTGCCCCGGGCGAAAACGAACAAAACAGTTATCGTGGAATTGGCGATATAAACTTTCGAATTAATTCGCGGCATTCCATCAGTGCCTTTGGTTCCTGGTCAAATATTAACGAGTTTGTATCGGGGAAACAACAGAATGTAACAGCCGGCTTATCGGTTTTTAGCCAGATCTCGGATAATCTCAATGCAAATTTTTATGTGCAAAATGCCTATGATATTGATGACTATTACAAGAATCGTAACCTGATGCAGTTGAGCCTGAACTACGATTTCCTGAAAAATCATAGTATTTCGCTGCGAAGTTTTTATACCATCTTTAAAACCGAACTTGAAGAAGCTGAGTTTACTTTGTCGGCAACCTATGCCTATAAATTTGGTGTGCCAATAAAGCAAATAGTAAAAGCCGGTTCCATAAATGGTAAGGTTACCGGCATGCATGGAGAGCCTGTTGAGGGAATTTGGGTGAGGTTGTTAAACCAAACAGCAGTTACCGATAAAAATGGCGATTATACTTTCGATTTGGTTCGGCCAGGAACGCATTTGGTTTCGTTCGACCAAAGTAACTTTCAGCTGGATGAGCTTACAAATATCCCTAACCCGGTTGAGGTAAATGTTTTTGAAGATCAGGTTTCAAAAGTGGATGTTAGGATTTTAAAGGGAGCAATGCTTAAAGGAAAAATTGTACTGGAACAAGCCAGGCTAAGAGCGGCCGAAAATGAAGATGCCAGCCCTGCTAATATTATTGTTGAGGTGAAATCGGAGTTAGATGAGTACCGCCTGACAACTGAAAAGGATGGATCGTTTGCTTTTCCTCTGCTAAAACCGGGAGCATTTACATTTAAAATTTATACCAATTCAATTCCGGCAGGGTATAAAATTAACCAGTCAGTGTATAAATTTATGCTTGCCGAAGGTGAAACCCGTGAAATGGAAATTCTGTTGCCAACCAAAAAGAACAATATTGTTTTTAAACCGGTGGGAAATACGTTGCTCCCAAAAGGCTTGGGTTTGTCGGGTAAGGCTATTCCTAAGAAAAAGGAGCCTTTAATCTCTTTAGATCAAACATTTTATAGTATCCAGATAGGTGCTTTTAGTTACGCTTTACCTCCTGATGATTCGTTTTTTCAGGATGAGCAGTTTTATTTCGAAAAACAAATTGATAACTTACACAAGTATTATATAGGATGTTATACCAATGAAGAAACAGCCAGGAATGAGTACAAACGGTTAAAACTTAAATTTAAAGAATTGTTTATTGTAGTTTTTGACAATGGCGAAGTGTATAATTTATACCAATACAAAAAATGA
- a CDS encoding Gfo/Idh/MocA family oxidoreductase, whose translation MSNLSRRKFIGTTATGIAGATILPSNVIAGLGHKAPSDKLNIAGIGVGGKGFTNLKFMETENIVALCDVDWEYAGRNAFERWYRAKQYKDFRVMLEEQKDIDAVMIATPDHTHALPALMAMREGKHVFLQKPLTHSVYESRIMTETAARYGVATQMGNQGNSADGIRQICEWIWAGTIGEVTHVDTWTNRPIWPQGLTRPEKGKRVPKTLDWDLFIGPAKFTEYNPIYHPWNWRGWWDFGTGALGDMGCHILDPVFKALNLQYPKTVEGSSTPFNNDSAPNAEFVRYEFDRRDNLPKVAMPEVTVHWYDGGFMPPRPDELKDGEQMGDDGGGCVFYGTRGKIMCGTYAANPTLLPTSEMAHFQEPDKTIRRISNAMEGGHEQDWIRACKESKDERVEASSNFSYAGPLNEMVVMGVLAVRLQSLQRKLEWDGPNMRFTNISPSDTIRVLKKDNFEVINGDPTFDKEYETLPALKMAEEWIRHTYRSGWEQI comes from the coding sequence ATGAGCAATTTATCACGCAGAAAATTTATAGGCACAACAGCAACAGGTATTGCTGGTGCCACAATTCTTCCCTCGAATGTTATCGCAGGTTTAGGACATAAAGCTCCCAGCGACAAACTCAATATCGCCGGAATTGGAGTAGGTGGAAAAGGTTTTACTAACCTGAAATTTATGGAGACCGAAAACATCGTTGCGTTATGCGATGTGGATTGGGAGTACGCCGGGCGGAATGCTTTTGAACGCTGGTACCGGGCCAAGCAATACAAAGATTTCAGGGTGATGCTGGAAGAGCAAAAAGATATTGACGCCGTGATGATTGCAACTCCTGATCATACACACGCCCTGCCGGCATTAATGGCCATGCGCGAAGGCAAACACGTTTTTCTGCAAAAACCATTAACGCATTCGGTTTACGAATCGCGGATTATGACCGAAACAGCAGCACGTTATGGCGTTGCCACACAAATGGGTAACCAGGGAAATTCGGCTGACGGAATCCGCCAGATTTGCGAATGGATTTGGGCCGGTACAATTGGCGAAGTTACTCATGTTGACACCTGGACGAACCGCCCGATTTGGCCACAAGGTTTAACACGCCCCGAAAAAGGGAAACGTGTACCCAAAACGCTTGACTGGGATTTGTTTATCGGGCCGGCAAAATTTACCGAATACAACCCTATTTACCACCCATGGAACTGGCGGGGCTGGTGGGATTTTGGCACCGGGGCATTGGGCGATATGGGATGCCATATTCTCGACCCTGTTTTTAAAGCACTGAATTTACAATATCCGAAAACGGTTGAAGGCAGTTCTACACCTTTTAACAACGACTCCGCACCCAATGCAGAGTTTGTTCGCTACGAGTTCGATCGTCGTGATAACCTGCCCAAAGTAGCCATGCCCGAAGTTACGGTGCATTGGTACGACGGTGGTTTTATGCCACCCCGACCCGATGAATTAAAAGACGGCGAACAAATGGGCGACGATGGCGGCGGCTGTGTTTTCTACGGTACCCGCGGAAAGATCATGTGTGGTACTTACGCTGCCAATCCAACGTTGTTGCCAACTTCGGAGATGGCACATTTCCAGGAACCGGATAAAACCATCCGACGTATTTCGAATGCCATGGAAGGCGGCCACGAACAAGACTGGATACGTGCCTGCAAAGAAAGTAAAGACGAACGTGTTGAAGCCTCTTCGAACTTTTCATACGCCGGACCACTGAACGAAATGGTTGTTATGGGAGTGCTGGCCGTTCGTCTGCAAAGCCTTCAGCGTAAACTGGAGTGGGACGGGCCAAATATGCGTTTTACAAATATCAGTCCGTCGGATACCATCCGCGTATTGAAAAAAGACAATTTTGAGGTGATTAACGGCGATCCAACATTTGACAAAGAATACGAAACTTTACCGGCATTAAAAATGGCCGAAGAATGGATCCGACACACTTACCGAAGCGGTTGGGAGCAGATATAA
- the prfA gene encoding peptide chain release factor 1, which produces MAEYALLEKFESIKHRFSEVEQQITDPEVIADMKRYVKLNQEYKHLQKLVAKFQEFKNLVDNIETGKEMLAEETDEEMREMAREEIEESEKRIPEIEKEVKLLLVPADPEDAKNAILEIRAGTGGDEASIFAGDLFRMYTKFCEQKGWRMEVTNANEGTAGGFKEIVANITGEGVYGVMKYESGVHRVQRVPQTETQGRVHTSAATVAVLPEADEFDVELKTEDIRRDEYCSSGPGGQSVNTTYSAIRLTHIPTGIVVTCQDQKSKLKNLDKAMAELRTRLYNMEYQKYIDEISSKRKTMVSTGDRSAKIRTYNWPQGRVTDHRINLTLYNLQAIIGGEIDEIIDKLMIEENAAKLKEAEI; this is translated from the coding sequence ATGGCAGAATACGCATTATTAGAAAAATTTGAATCGATAAAGCACCGCTTCTCAGAAGTAGAGCAGCAGATTACCGACCCTGAGGTGATTGCTGATATGAAGCGTTACGTAAAACTGAACCAGGAGTATAAACACCTGCAGAAATTAGTTGCAAAATTTCAGGAATTTAAAAATTTGGTTGATAATATAGAGACAGGAAAAGAAATGTTGGCCGAAGAAACCGATGAAGAAATGCGCGAAATGGCGCGTGAAGAAATCGAGGAGTCGGAAAAGCGCATTCCTGAGATTGAGAAGGAGGTTAAACTATTATTGGTGCCGGCGGATCCGGAAGATGCAAAAAATGCAATTCTTGAAATCCGTGCCGGAACCGGTGGTGATGAGGCAAGTATTTTTGCCGGCGACCTTTTCCGTATGTACACCAAGTTCTGCGAGCAAAAGGGTTGGCGAATGGAAGTTACCAATGCCAACGAAGGTACTGCTGGCGGTTTTAAAGAAATCGTAGCCAATATTACCGGCGAAGGTGTTTATGGTGTTATGAAATACGAATCGGGGGTGCACCGTGTACAGCGTGTGCCACAAACCGAAACACAGGGACGTGTGCATACATCAGCAGCTACTGTGGCGGTTTTACCTGAAGCCGATGAGTTTGATGTGGAACTGAAAACCGAAGATATCCGTCGAGATGAATACTGTTCGTCGGGTCCGGGTGGACAGTCGGTGAACACCACTTACTCTGCAATTCGTTTAACACACATTCCAACCGGAATTGTGGTGACTTGTCAGGATCAGAAATCGAAACTGAAAAACCTCGACAAAGCGATGGCCGAATTGCGTACGCGTTTGTACAATATGGAGTACCAGAAATACATCGACGAGATTTCATCGAAACGTAAAACTATGGTTTCTACCGGAGACCGTTCGGCAAAAATCCGTACGTACAACTGGCCTCAGGGACGTGTGACAGATCACCGTATCAACCTTACTTTGTACAACCTGCAGGCAATTATTGGCGGCGAAATCGATGAGATTATCGACAAACTGATGATCGAAGAAAACGCCGCAAAACTGAAAGAAGCAGAAATTTAA
- a CDS encoding HD domain-containing protein produces MGSNIQQNELVLATENFIKQYFAPDSSGHDWWHIHRVRNMAIHLAEKEGGDLFLIEMAALLHDLDDWKLGNGENSSKTKNWLKQISINENDADKIEQIIEQVSFKGAGVETKAHSLEAQIVQDADRLDAIGAIGIARTFAYGGNKGRLLHHPDIEPQLHNSFEEYKKTTAPTINHFYEKLLLLKDRMNTKAAQEIAKERHRFMEVYLTQFFLEWDCKK; encoded by the coding sequence ATGGGGTCTAATATTCAACAAAACGAGCTGGTTTTAGCCACGGAAAACTTTATAAAACAGTACTTTGCGCCCGACAGCTCGGGGCACGACTGGTGGCATATTCACCGGGTACGAAACATGGCGATTCACCTGGCAGAAAAGGAAGGCGGCGATCTTTTTCTGATTGAAATGGCCGCTTTATTACACGATCTCGATGACTGGAAACTGGGCAACGGAGAAAACTCTTCGAAAACAAAAAACTGGCTGAAGCAGATTTCCATTAACGAAAACGACGCGGATAAGATTGAACAGATAATTGAGCAAGTATCGTTTAAAGGAGCCGGTGTTGAAACAAAAGCTCACAGCCTTGAAGCGCAAATCGTACAGGATGCCGACCGGCTGGATGCCATTGGCGCCATCGGAATTGCACGAACATTCGCTTACGGCGGAAACAAAGGGCGTTTGCTTCATCATCCGGATATCGAACCACAACTTCATAACAGTTTTGAAGAATACAAAAAAACCACGGCGCCAACCATCAATCACTTCTATGAAAAACTTCTTTTGCTAAAAGACCGTATGAATACTAAAGCCGCACAGGAAATTGCTAAAGAACGCCATCGTTTTATGGAAGTTTACCTCACGCAATTTTTTTTAGAGTGGGACTGCAAAAAATAA
- a CDS encoding AIR synthase related protein, producing the protein MVTESRYSARGVSASKEDVHEAIKNVDKGLFPKAFCKIVPDILGGDDEWCNIMHADGAGTKSALAYMYWKETGDVSVWKGIAQDALIMNVDDLLCVGATDNILVSSTIGRNKNNIPGEVIAAIINGTEELLANLREMGVSIYSTGGETADVGDLVRTIIVDSTVACRMKKADVVSADKIAAGDVIVGLSSSGTATYETEYNGGMGSNGLTSARHDVFANYLAEKYPESFDPEVPADLVYSGGKKLTDAIEGLDVDAGKLVLSPTRTYAPVIKKVLDKYRSQISGMIHCSGGAQTKVLHFVDNVHVVKDNMFPVPPLFKLIQEQSGTDWKEMYKVFNMGHRYEIYCSADVADEIIEISKSFNIDAQIIGKVEPFEGKKLTIKSEKGEFIY; encoded by the coding sequence ATGGTAACGGAATCAAGATACAGTGCGAGGGGTGTTTCGGCCTCGAAAGAAGATGTGCATGAAGCGATTAAGAATGTGGACAAAGGTCTGTTTCCAAAGGCATTCTGTAAGATCGTTCCCGATATTTTAGGAGGCGACGACGAATGGTGCAATATTATGCACGCCGATGGAGCAGGAACAAAGTCGGCATTGGCGTACATGTATTGGAAAGAAACCGGCGACGTTTCGGTGTGGAAAGGAATTGCACAGGATGCACTTATCATGAATGTTGACGACCTGCTTTGTGTGGGTGCTACTGATAATATTTTGGTGTCGTCGACTATTGGACGTAACAAAAACAATATTCCGGGCGAGGTTATCGCCGCCATTATTAACGGTACTGAAGAGTTGCTTGCCAACCTCCGTGAAATGGGTGTGAGCATTTACTCAACCGGTGGCGAAACTGCCGATGTTGGCGACCTGGTTCGTACAATCATTGTTGACTCAACTGTTGCCTGTCGCATGAAAAAAGCAGATGTGGTTTCGGCCGATAAAATTGCTGCCGGCGATGTTATTGTTGGTTTATCATCATCGGGCACAGCAACTTACGAAACAGAATACAACGGCGGTATGGGAAGCAATGGACTTACCTCTGCCCGTCACGATGTATTTGCCAATTACCTGGCCGAAAAATATCCCGAGAGTTTTGATCCTGAAGTTCCTGCGGATTTGGTGTATTCGGGTGGGAAAAAATTAACTGACGCTATCGAAGGGTTGGATGTTGATGCCGGGAAACTGGTACTTTCTCCAACACGAACTTACGCACCGGTAATCAAAAAGGTGCTGGATAAGTACCGCTCACAAATTTCAGGAATGATTCATTGTTCAGGAGGTGCACAAACAAAAGTGCTGCACTTTGTCGACAATGTTCATGTTGTAAAAGACAATATGTTCCCGGTACCACCGCTGTTCAAATTGATTCAGGAGCAATCGGGAACCGACTGGAAAGAAATGTACAAGGTGTTCAACATGGGGCACCGTTACGAAATATACTGCAGTGCCGATGTGGCCGACGAGATCATTGAAATCTCGAAATCGTTTAACATCGACGCACAAATTATTGGAAAAGTTGAACCTTTTGAAGGCAAGAAATTGACAATTAAGTCGGAGAAAGGCGAGTTCATTTATTAA